One part of the Tachysurus vachellii isolate PV-2020 chromosome 6, HZAU_Pvac_v1, whole genome shotgun sequence genome encodes these proteins:
- the ifit8 gene encoding interferon-induced protein with tetratricopeptide repeats 8, with translation MSEEELQKLECHFTWDLQKEDADLNYLEIKFTESLSILTDHGRKFRQRELNFCAYIYHLQGFDDKARECLEKAKEVRNDNSYNIVTYGNLAWLHHHMADDTMANVYLEKLAQISGAFPAPEKELLHEVLSEKAWSFLSFNKKHYIKAKEIFHEALQKEPEDKEWNTGYAFALFHLEGLEIREDRRVPFEESPAVKQLKRALKLDPDNAMIHVFMGLKCYKNKRNAEAWEHMKHAIDMAPYDLSVVLSVAKFMKKEQCYDMALGVLKKMLEKAPDSSRLHHEIANNYRWKAMQMGDTHNPVLLSHCIHHLEEGARLNPHFVYPQIELALRYSEVGNYAKAKQKFQELFARPNLQPADLQAWHRIYGDFNMYRLGSEATAVKHYKEGMALQKVSTEWRICKNRLQKVISNTRKDVYQIREFMNSLRENSLHNEK, from the coding sequence ATGTCTGAGGAGGAACTTCAGAAACTGGAGTGCCACTTTACTTGGGACTTACAGAAGGAGGATGCTGATCTTAATTACCTGGAGATCAAATTCACTGAGAGTCTTTCAATCCTAACTGATCATGGAAGGAAATTCAGACAGAGGGAGTTAAATTTTTGTGCTTATATTTATCACTTGCAGGGCTTCGATGACAAGGCTCGGGAATGTTTAGAAAAAGCAAAGGAAGTGCGGAATGATAATTCCTACAATATTGTCACATATGGAAATTTGGCCTGGTTGCACCATCACATGGCTGATGATACCATGGCCAACGTGTATTTGGAGAAATTGGCACAAATCTCTGGAGCATTTCCTGCTCCAGAAAAAGAGTTGCTCCATGAGGTCCTGAGTGAAAAAGCATGGTCTTTTCTCAGTTTCAACAAAAAGCATTATATCAAGGCAAAAGAGATCTTTCATGAGGCTCTACAGAAAGAACCAGAAGACAAAGAGTGGAACACTGGCTATGCCTTTGCTCTGTTTCACCTTGAGGGCTTGGAGATCAGAGAGGACAGGCGTGTACCTTTTGAAGAGTCGCCTGCGGTGAAACAGCTAAAGAGAGCCCTAAAGCTGGATCCAGACAATGCCATGATCCATGTCTTCATGGGTCTCAAGTGCTACAAGAACAAGAGAAATGCAGAGGCATGGGAACACATGAAGCACGCAATAGACATGGCTCCATATGACCTGAGTGTTGTCCTGAGTGTTGCTAAATTCATGAAGAAGGAACAATGCTATGACATGGCTCTTGGTGTGCTGAAGAAAATGTTGGAGAAAGCACCAGACTCCTCACGTTTGCATCATGAAATTGCCAATAATTATCGCTGGAAAGCCATGCAGATGGGAGACACGCATAACCCAGTGCTCCTAAGCCATTGTATACACCATTTAGAAGAGGGAGCCCGTTTAAATCCACATTTTGTCTACCCACAGATTGAGTTAGCACTCAGGTATTCTGAAGTTGGTAACTATgctaaagcaaaacaaaagttTCAAGAGTTGTTTGCACGCCCAAACCTGCAGCCAGCAGATCTCCAGGCTTGGCATCGCATATATGGAGACTTTAATATGTATCGTCTGGGCTCAGAGGCAACGGCAGTTAAGCATTACAAAGAGGGCATGGCACTGCAAAAAGTATCCACTGAATGGAGGATCTGCAAAAACAGGCTCCAAAAAGTCATTTCCAATACTAGAAAGGATGTGTACCAGATTCGAGAGTTCATGAATTCTTTAAGAGAAAATTCTCTGCATAATGAAAAATAG
- the comtd1 gene encoding catechol O-methyltransferase domain-containing protein 1, producing the protein MISKIIFSVLFYVALSGAGTLSFIGKSHKGDNPLLNYVVNNSLRAHPVLAKLQLRTMEDSWNSMMVSPEQAQFMANLIKLIKGNKTIEVGMYTGYNTLSMALAIPEDGRVVACEINDDYVQIAKPYFKEAGVEKKIDIQHQIALKTLDELLEAGEAETYDFVFIDADKKNYDNYYEKSLQLIRKGGIIAIDNVLWGGKVINPDKDDVTSQTIDQLNKKLHKDQRVDLSMLTVGDGLTLAIKL; encoded by the exons ATGATTTCCAAAATTattttctctgttcttttttaCGTGGCACTGTCAG GAGCGGGAACATTAAGTTTTATTGGCAAGAGTCACAAAGGAGACAATCCTCTGCTCAATTATGTGGTGAATAACTCTTTAAGGGCGCATCCAGTGCTGGCCAAACTGCAGCTG AGAACAATGGAAGATTCCTGGAACAGTATGATGGTGTCTCCAGAACAAGCTCAGTTCATGgctaatttaataaaactgaTTAAAGGCAACAAAACTATTGAAGTAG GCATGTATACAGGATACAACACCTTGAGTATGGCTTTGGCTATTCCTGAGGACGGCCGAGTGGTGGCCTGTGAAATCAACGATGATTATGTGCAAATAGCTAAACCATACTTTAAAGAG GCTGGAGTAGAAAAGAAAATTGACATCCAGCATCAAATTGCACTCAAAACCTTGG ATGAACTCCTTGAGGCTGGTGAAGCCGAAACATATGACTTTGTATTCATTGATGCGGACAAGAAAAACTATGATAATTACTATGAGAAATCCCTCCAGCTCATTCGTAAAGGTGGCATAATAGCTATCGACAAT GTCCTTTGGGGAGGGAAAGTCATAAATCCAGACAAGGATGACGTCACCTCCCAGACCATTGACCAGCTGAATAAGAAACTCCACAAAGACCAGCGAGTGGATCTGAGCATGCTCACTGTGGGTGACGGTCTAACCCTGGCTATCAAATTATAA
- the LOC132847241 gene encoding neurofilament medium polypeptide: MERLLKEPGWRREEERYQPSPSSQRYQLSPSSQRIRTPALSRASSSGGAAPKTGQSAQHFSAEMPLRTTNEKELLRGLNDRFAGFIEKVHRLESQNRALEREIEDIRLKAKSSTSLAKQYEPEIQNLRKQVCEIATQKHQLELEQKRVEDECKALMDKCEQEARSRAEAMESVSALKKYIDNAYLAKQEMDMKANALVDEIEFLKKDHEAEVTDILTQIKETRVSAEVSSFGKGELTAALRDIRTQLEGCALCPDIYSEQRFSNQLVKLTKAAETDRDALIATRAEISQFKTQLQTKSVELDSVRGMREALERQLYDLEQRHNAEIHHYQDTIRELEQELKNTKYDMSSHVQEYHDLLNVKMALDTEIYSYRKLLEGEESRYFTLSDAQIPVPYVYRQSPIYTLPRVGGMTRKVEPQYKFVEEIITETTREDIEISDTGSDDAEEPKESDHLCSKKESEDVAGGSEAHIKEKKTQEPDAEENIAISKTEQLDTKEKTTENKEQSIKKSPDVSTGLKEGDMNTEVAQNNLTATEETGEEDKDNNYNKDDDTISKTKETALDTKTEKTHINADRDVEKVALNTEEEKQDIAKEIDQASIKDPQPTEQAATQKAITKPDKSTVEEISPKSENEKAKKETQHVAKPEGSSPGKTMEKDKETSEEKCVEVDATTADPQPVSQKAEAGQEARPKSEADSKQGVETAQADVLTITKAQDNTAVVVQKEPAEKVKTEAPLKSEVKEIKSEEGEKIDSKPEAGKETVKSEKGDSAQSTKVQETQEDVSKTAANHTEVETSERKEIQAKDMMDSGKTEGSIESKKTEVDEKQMTEQQKVAGTEKKSEEQSPQKNAVDINTEQSLKTEETVTVKSPEIQEEIIQKDKELKSINKEIKNEQIIEKPVTKDHELDTSEDIKEMDIIKPKVQEIDSKTSNDVQPEQIVSKTATEKEQSKDQTKTDKDVQEIKDTQPEKSDKTENSEAKQDSTKMDTTKMKAPTALNDPNKPEAPEQVYTEKGQDNSMEADPQKESDVPAVTENGVNI, encoded by the exons ATGGAGCGTCTGCTAAAAGAACCAGGCTGGAGACGGGAAGAGGAGCGCTATCAGCCATCTCCATCCTCACAGCGCTATCAGCTATCTCCATCCTCACAGCGCATCAGGACCCCTGCGCTCAGCAGAGCCAGCAGTAGCGGTGGTGCAGCTCCGAAAACAGGCCAAAGCGCGCAACACTTTTCTGCTGAAATGCCATTAAGGACGACGAACGAGAAAGAATTACTTCGCGGCCTAAACGACCGATTCGCGGGCTTCATCGAGAAGGTGCATCGTCTAGAAAGCCAAAACAGAGCTCTGGAAAGGGAAATAGAGGACATTCGACTCAAAGCAAAGTCGTCCACGTCTCTGGCCAAGCAGTACGAGCCGGAGATACAGAACCTGAGGAAGCAGGTGTGTGAAATAGCGACGCAGAAGCATCAGTTGGAGCTGGAGCAGAAGCGTGTGGAGGATGAGTGTAAAGCGCTGATGGACAAATGCGAGCAGGAGGCGCGCAGTAGAGCTGAAGCCATGGAGAGCGTTTCTGCGCTAAAGAAATACATCGACAATGCGTATTTAGCCAAGCAGGAGATGGACATGAAGGCAAACGCTCTTGTAGACGAGATCGAGTTTCTGAAGAAAGACCACGAGGCTGAAGTGACCGATATTTTGACACAAATAAAGGAGACGCGGGTTTCTGCAGAAGTGAGCAGCTTCGGTAAAGGGGAGCTCACCGCCGCGCTCAGAGACATCAGGACGCAGCTGGAAGGTTGCGCTCTCTGTCCCGACATCTACTCAGAACAGCGCTTCAGCAATCAGCTGGTCAAACTCACCAAAGCTGCCGAGACCGACAGAGATGCTCTGATAGCCACCAGAGCTGAAATCAGCCAATTTAAAACGCAGCTACAGACCAAGAGTGTGGAGCTTGATTCAGTTAGAGGGATGAGAGAAGCTCTGGAGAGGCAGCTGTATGACCTCGAGCAACGTCACAACGCTGAAATCCATCACTACCAA GACACCATTAGAGAGCTGGAGCAGGAGCTGAAAAACACCAAATATGATATGAGTAGCCATGTGCAAGAGTATCACGATCTGCTTAATGTGAAAATGGCCTTGGATACTGAAATCTATTCATACAG GAAATTGCTGGAGGGTGAGGAGTCAAGATACTTCACTCTTTCTGATGCACAGATTCCCGTGCCTTATGTTTACAGGCAGTCACCCATCTATACTCTACCTAGGGTGGGGGGAATGACCCGGAAAGTAGAGCCACAGTACAAGTTTGTCGAGGAGATCATTACAGAGACAACCAGGGAAGACATCGAGATATCAGACACAGGGTCTGATGATGCTGAAGAACCAAAGGAGAGTGATCACTTGTGTAGCAAAAAAGAGAGTGAAGATGTAGCAGGAGGAAGTGAAGCACACATAAAGGAAAAGAAGACTCAAGAACCAGATGCAGAGGAAAATATAGCCATCTCCAAAACAGAACAACTGGACACTAAAGAAAAAACGACAGAAAATAAAGAGCAGTCAATTAAAAAGTCACCAGATGTTTCTACAGGTCTTAAGGAAGGTGACATGAACACTGAAGTAGCACAAAACAACTTAACTGCAACAGAAGAAACTGGAGAGGAAGATAAGGATAACAATTACAACAAAGATGATGACACAATCTCCAAAACCAAGGAAACAGCTTtagacacaaaaacagaaaaaacacatataaatgCTGATAGGGATGTAGAAAAGGTAGCTCTCaacactgaagaagagaaacAAGACATAGCAAAAGAAATAGACCAAGCCAGTATTAAAGATCCACAGCCAACAGAGCAAGCAGCTACACAGAAGGCTATCACCAAGCCAGACAAAAGTACCGTGGAAGAGATTTCTCCAAAATCCGAAAATGAAAAGGCAAAAAAGGAGACACAACATGTAGCTAAGCCTGAAGGTTCCTCTCCTGGAAAAACAatggagaaagacaaagaaactaGTGAGGAGAAATGTGTGGAGGTGGACGCAACTACTGCTGACCCACAGCCAGTATCTCAAAAAGCTGAGGCAGGACAAGAGGCACGTCCTAAAAGCGAAGCAGATTCAAAGCAGGGTGTAGAAACAGCACAAGCTGATGTACTTACTATTACAAAAGCACAGGATAATACAGCAGTGGTCGTGCAAAAAGAGCCGGCAGAGAAAGTAAAGACAGAGGCACCACTAAAAAGTGAAGTAAAAGAAATCAAATCtgaggagggggaaaaaatagacAGCAAACCAGAGGCTGGTAAAGAAACTGTGAAATCAGAAAAGGGAGACAGTGCTCAGTCTACAAAGGTACAAGAAACACAGGAGGATGTCTCCAAAACTGCTGCCAATCACACAGAAGTTGAAACATCTGAAAGAAAGGAAATTCAAGCAAAGGACATGATGGACAGTGGAAAAACAGAGGGAAGTATTGAAtcaaagaaaacagaggttgatGAAAAGCAAATGACAGAGCAGCAGAAAGTTGCAGGAACAGAGAAAAAATCTGAGGAGCAGTCTCCTCAGAAAAATGCTGTGGACATAAACACAGAGCAAAGTCTTAAAACAGAGgaaacagtaacagtaaaatcTCCTGAAATACAGGAAGAAATCATTCAGAAGGACAAAGAACTAAAATCGattaataaggaaataaaaaatgagcaaaTAATAGAGAAGCCAGTTACTAAGGATCATGAACTGGACACCTCTGAGGATATCAAAGAGATGGATATAATCAAGCCTAAGGTGCAAGAGATAGACAGTAAGACTTCAAATGATGTGCAGCCTGAACAAATTGTTTCTAAGACCGCAACAGAAAAAGAGCAAAGTAAagaccagacaaagacagacaaagatGTGCAGGAAATTAAGGACACACAGCCTGAGAAATCAGACAAGACTGAGAACAGTGAGGCAAAGCAGGACAGTACCAAGATGGACACGACAAAAATGAAAGCTCCTACAGCACTTAATGATCCCAACAAACCTGAGGCTCCAGAGCAAGTTTACACTGAGAAAGGACAGGACAACAGCATGGAAGCAGATCCGCAAAAGGAGAGCGACGTGCCAGCAGTAACTGAGAATGGAGTAAATATATGA